CGCCGAACTCGGGCTTAGTCTGCAGATCGAGCATGAGCGGCAGCTTGCGCCGCTGTTCGAGACGTTTCTGGCGCTGCAATTCGCGGTCGCCGTAACGAATCCGCTCGTCGAGCACTTCGCGCAGCTTGGGATTGCGCTCCAGGATGAAGTGGACCGTGCGCTCCGGAATCACCAACAGGCGTGTATCGGTCGTCGCGACAACCGAGGCCATCTGCTCCTGACGCATCAGACACGCTTTCTCGCCGAATATCTCGCCTTCTCCGAGCGTCGCGAGCGTGTAGTCATGGCCTTCCTCGTGCCGGACAATGCGCACTTCCCCCTGGCGCACCACATACAGCCGCCGGTCTTCGCGTCCGTCCTGCTTGAGAATTTCCTTGCCGGCCGCGACCCGCTTCACACCGACGCTGCGCACATACTCCTCGAGTTCCGCCTTGTTCAGCTTGCCGCGCAGATCGAACAACTGCGCGACGAACCCGCCCGCTGAGTTGATTGCCACATAACTGGCAACGAACGCCAGCGCGGCCTGATTGCCGGCAATCACCGGTTCGATCGCGGCACGCGGAATGAACAGCAACTCGGTTTTCGCCGACGCCCGCACCGACGCTTCATGCACATAGGCGCGCAACATCGCGATATCGGCGAAGATTTCGCCCGATTTGCGCACCCCCATGCTGGTTTCCTTGCCGTGCTCCTCCGTGAAGATCCGCACTGAACCCGAGCGAACCACGTACAGCCCGTCGGCCGTCTCACCCGCGGAGCAAACCGTTTCGCCGAATGAATAGAAGCGCGCTTGCGCATATTCGGCGAGACGCTCGATCTCATCGCGCGAAAACGGCGAAAGAATTTCCACCGAGGTGAGAAACTCGGCTGCGGAGGGCGCGGTCTGGGGTGCATCCATGTGCTTGCGGACCTCGAATCGGCGTGTCGTGGCGTTGTTTCAATGCGGCGTGCGAGCGCGGGCTAACGCGCTTCGATCACGTGCTCCTGCGCGCGGGCGATCAGCCAACTTTCGCGCAGCAGCCGCCTGACTTCCGAGGCCACGTCGGCGTCGAGCGTCGCGGGATATTTGGCCGTTACGGCGAAAATCTCGAAGCACGATCGATCCGCCGACGGAAACGGCCCCAGCAGGTCGCCCACTGCCGCATTGAAAATCTTCGCTTCGATGTCCGGCTTCAATGAGCCGCGCAACACCTTGCCGATCACGCCGCCGGCCTCGCGCGTATCCGCGATGGAGTGCTCGCGCGCCATGTCGGCGAAACTGTCGGGGTCGTCGTGCAGATACGAGATCATCTCCTTCGCCTTGCCTTCGCTGTCGAGCACGATGTGGCTCACTTCGATCGCGTCGAACTTCGGCGAATTCAGTGCGAAGTAGTCCTTGATCGCGGCGTCATTGCCGATCTCGTCGAGCATCTTCTCCTGATACAGCCCGTCGGTAATGAAGGCCTCGAACTCGTCGAGACTGACGTTGAGCGCATCGAGGTACTGATTCATATCCGTCGCGCGATGCAAGCCGCGCACCCGGCGGAATTGATCGGCGCGTTCCTGGATTTCATCCGCGCTCACGGTCAAGCCCTGCTTCTTCGCCGCATGCACCGTGAGCTTGTCGCGCACGATCTGCTCGATCAGGCTCTCGAACTGGCCGGTCAATTTCAGAAGACGAATGAACTCGGCCACGTCCACGACTTCGTCGTCGATTCGTACTATCGCGGTCATCTCGTTCGCTCCTTTAATTGATGTGGGATCCGCGTGGTCAACCCGCCACCTGCCTGAACGGATCGAGACCCAGATCGATCAGGCGGCGCTCACGCACCACGATCTCGGCGCTTGCCGTCATGCCGTAGCGCAACGGGTAGCGCGTGTCGGCAATCTGGTAGTAATCCTTGTCGAGCGTGACGCGGCCTTCGTAGACCGGCTGCTTGTCCGTCGCCGACGGCTTGGTGGCCGGCGAGATATAGGCCAGCGTGCCGCTGATCAGCCCATAGCGCTGATACGGAAAGGCGTTGAATTTGAGCTTGACGGGCAGACCCTCGTGCAGAAAAGCACGGTCGTGTTCGGCAATTTCGATTTTAAGCACGGGCCGCGCGTCTTTGGGCGCAATGCCCCCGAGCGGCGCGTTGGCCTGAATCTTGTCGCCGCGCTGGGTCGATGTCACGTCGGTGATGACGCCCGAGACCGGCGCGAGAATCAGCAGGAAATTGTCCTTGTCGATGTTCTCGAAGCGAATCCGCGCGGCCGCTTCGGAGACCAGCCGCGCGCTTTGCAGTTGCAGGCGCAACTTGTCTTCCGCGTCGGTAATGTCGCGCACTGCCGAATCGTATTGAAGCTGCAGGTCGGTGGTTTGCTGACCGCTGGTTTCCAGTTGCGCATTGGCCTGCGCATATTCGTGGCTGAGGCGGAAATCCAGCTCCGCGAGCTTCGATTGCGCGACCCGGTATGCGTTATCCGCTTCCATCGCCGCGGTGCGCTTCTGCTCCACCTGCAATTCGGCAATGCCGCCGCCGCCCGGTTGCGCGAATAGCCGCGAATAGCGATCCAGTTCCTGACGCGCCGCTTCGCGCGTGCGCCGGGCGTTGTCGAGCACGCTGCGAGCTTCGTCGAGTTCGGCCTTCTGCCCTTCCGCGAGTTTGGTCGTGCCTTCGGAGACGCGATTTTCGTGCTGGCGTGCTTCCACTTCCATCTGCGCCTTGAGCGCGGCGGCTTTACGCTCCATGAGCGCCTTCTTCTCGGGAAACTGCTTCCAGTCGCGCTCGGCGTCTTCCAGTTTGAGTTGCGCTTGCAGCGCGTTGCTGGCGGCCTCGATCGCACCGCGCGCATTCAGCCGCGCCAGCACGTCGCCTTTCGACACGGGTTGGCCCTCGGCGATATAGAGGTCCGCGAGCTCGCCGTCGATCGGCGCGTAGATCCGGCGCACCTCCGATTCCGGCGACAATGTGCCTTGCGCGCTGACGATCACGTCCGCCCGTCCCACGAACGACCACAGCAGACCGACCACGACGAGCGCGACCATCGCCCAGATCAGCGCGCGCGCGAGCCGCACCGGTTCCGCCGTCAGAATCGCAATGCCTTCGACACTGTGATCCTCCAGCGCCTCCGACAACGGTCTAGGGTGATTGTCGCGTTTCACTCTGCTCGCCTCCGATGAGTGCCAGCTTCGCTTTCAGAAGTCCCGGATCCAGCACCATGCGCAACTCGGTCAGCGAACGGCGCTGCAAGTTGGCTTCGGCTTCGATATCGGCGAGCAGACGGTCGAAGTCGGCGGGGTGATCGGCCTTCAGTTGCGTGTAGATGCGCATGCCCTGTTGCGCCGACGTTTGCGCCTCGGACAGCAGACGCGCCGCGCTGCGAAACCCCGGCGAGATTCCCGCTTCGAGACGTTGCGTTCCGCCGATCGATCCGCTCGCGCGATACTGTTTCCATAGGGTCTGGGCGCGCAACAGCAGGTCTTGGGCACGCGCCAGCGCTTTGTCGTGCAAGGCGGCGACGTCTTTCTGAATCGATTGCAGGAACCAACCGTCCGTTGCCGGGACGAGGCTCGCGTAGAACGACAGCAGGCGTTGGTCGTAGTCTTTATCGCCGCGCGTCTTCTGCAATTGCGCGTACTGATCGAGCAAGGCCTTCTTGTGCGCCAGTTCCGCCGCGAGCACATCGGACCACGGCCCGGCGGGCATGGCCTGCAAACCGGCCAGCGCCTGTTGTGCATCGCCGCGCTGCCATGCCTCCGCCACCGCGTCATGGCGCGCAATGACGTCGGGTGACGGCAAACGGCTGGCCGCCAGTTG
Above is a genomic segment from Paraburkholderia aromaticivorans containing:
- a CDS encoding peptidylprolyl isomerase; translated protein: MTAIVRIDDEVVDVAEFIRLLKLTGQFESLIEQIVRDKLTVHAAKKQGLTVSADEIQERADQFRRVRGLHRATDMNQYLDALNVSLDEFEAFITDGLYQEKMLDEIGNDAAIKDYFALNSPKFDAIEVSHIVLDSEGKAKEMISYLHDDPDSFADMAREHSIADTREAGGVIGKVLRGSLKPDIEAKIFNAAVGDLLGPFPSADRSCFEIFAVTAKYPATLDADVASEVRRLLRESWLIARAQEHVIEAR
- a CDS encoding HlyD family efflux transporter periplasmic adaptor subunit, with protein sequence MKRDNHPRPLSEALEDHSVEGIAILTAEPVRLARALIWAMVALVVVGLLWSFVGRADVIVSAQGTLSPESEVRRIYAPIDGELADLYIAEGQPVSKGDVLARLNARGAIEAASNALQAQLKLEDAERDWKQFPEKKALMERKAAALKAQMEVEARQHENRVSEGTTKLAEGQKAELDEARSVLDNARRTREAARQELDRYSRLFAQPGGGGIAELQVEQKRTAAMEADNAYRVAQSKLAELDFRLSHEYAQANAQLETSGQQTTDLQLQYDSAVRDITDAEDKLRLQLQSARLVSEAAARIRFENIDKDNFLLILAPVSGVITDVTSTQRGDKIQANAPLGGIAPKDARPVLKIEIAEHDRAFLHEGLPVKLKFNAFPYQRYGLISGTLAYISPATKPSATDKQPVYEGRVTLDKDYYQIADTRYPLRYGMTASAEIVVRERRLIDLGLDPFRQVAG